One window from the genome of Leuconostoc suionicum encodes:
- a CDS encoding acyltransferase: MKRYYYMDVLTILATIAVVFLHTSEYAFSNHTSDPHWIIAVVLQVTFIWAVPIFFMMSGAHLLDYRERYNTSVFFKKRMAKVFVPFIFWSLVWYIINPFIFHKPTDYHIGQFVDAVMHDTIQPIFWFFYFIIGFYISAPLLSKITNKNDKTLSLYLLAVNMVFVNLLSYYYEIRSQTDNSFLHGVQIGAAGGVGFFVAGWYLKNTVLHKWQKNILYVAALASVVIMITLTIYLSIKRGKFVREVYDIWGLFGFVFSIGVFEFVKNHLETYRPSLKVQFVLQKVASTSLGVYVIHEFFIYFAERKLHIVDSSLKHMLILPVIVWLLSTALVLIIHKIPLLNKIV, encoded by the coding sequence ATGAAGCGTTATTATTACATGGATGTTCTGACAATACTTGCTACTATAGCAGTTGTTTTTCTTCATACTTCCGAATATGCATTTTCAAACCATACTAGTGACCCGCATTGGATTATAGCGGTTGTACTTCAAGTTACCTTTATTTGGGCAGTACCAATCTTTTTCATGATGTCTGGTGCCCATTTGCTAGATTATCGTGAAAGATATAATACGTCAGTTTTTTTCAAAAAAAGGATGGCAAAGGTTTTTGTACCGTTTATTTTTTGGTCATTGGTTTGGTATATCATAAACCCGTTTATATTTCATAAACCAACTGATTATCATATTGGTCAATTTGTTGATGCGGTCATGCATGATACAATTCAACCTATATTTTGGTTCTTTTACTTTATTATCGGCTTTTATATTAGTGCACCATTATTATCTAAAATTACGAATAAAAACGATAAAACACTATCTTTGTACTTATTAGCAGTGAATATGGTTTTTGTTAATCTCTTGAGTTACTACTATGAAATTCGTTCACAAACGGACAATTCATTTTTACATGGCGTACAAATAGGTGCTGCAGGGGGCGTTGGCTTCTTCGTGGCCGGTTGGTATCTAAAAAATACTGTTTTACATAAATGGCAAAAAAATATTCTATACGTTGCTGCTTTAGCCTCTGTTGTCATTATGATTACGTTGACAATTTATCTTTCCATCAAGAGAGGAAAATTTGTGCGTGAAGTATATGATATCTGGGGACTGTTTGGATTTGTGTTTTCTATTGGTGTGTTTGAATTTGTTAAAAATCATTTAGAGACATATCGACCAAGCCTTAAAGTCCAGTTTGTTTTGCAAAAAGTAGCAAGCACATCTCTTGGCGTGTATGTTATTCATGAATTCTTCATTTATTTTGCTGAAAGAAAATTACATATTGTCGATAGTTCATTAAAACATATGTTGATTTTGCCGGTCATTGTGTGGTTACTATCAACAGCTCTTGTACTAATTATTCATAAAATTCCATTACTAAATAAAATTGTATAG
- a CDS encoding GH25 family lysozyme, whose amino-acid sequence MNKITFWSSIAVAGIAASLIAVNQVHADDGVPAITAGTSGLPRMDVVDVSSNNGTISVADYKTMQSYGVKAVIVKLSEADSYKNPYAKSQITNAKEAGLQVGAYHYSWYASKADAQAEAKYFTNYAASLELPKDTLMVDDLEESYTKNSSVTANATAFNAQVKAAGYTNTSTYTYVSYVNETNLNFSYIGNSRVWMAQYPYQPSASSLWNQSYGMWQWNSNTSFPGIKGTFDVSIDYQNLISINANGYNNGIFYQNGKPASGYIYSPSQSTANGGYNWFENGEPYTGFRYYMGTYYWFVNGVRQNAGWREAWGMKYYTDANGRALQGIQIIDGQAYDFGTNGTYNLKGMASGYLYSPSYSTANGGYNWFENGKPYTGFRYYMGTYYWFVNGVRQNEGWRYAWGYTYWTDSTGRAVQGHQKIDGKDYYFGDNGTYYMR is encoded by the coding sequence ATGAATAAAATAACTTTTTGGTCGAGCATTGCAGTGGCGGGTATTGCTGCTTCATTAATTGCTGTTAATCAGGTTCATGCTGACGATGGCGTTCCTGCTATCACAGCGGGAACTTCTGGTCTACCTAGAATGGACGTGGTGGATGTATCATCTAACAATGGTACTATCTCAGTTGCTGATTATAAGACGATGCAAAGCTATGGCGTTAAAGCTGTAATTGTTAAACTTTCAGAAGCTGATTCATACAAGAATCCATATGCTAAATCGCAGATTACTAATGCTAAAGAGGCTGGCCTACAAGTTGGCGCATATCATTATTCATGGTATGCATCGAAAGCTGATGCACAAGCTGAAGCAAAGTATTTCACTAATTATGCAGCCTCACTAGAACTACCAAAAGATACGTTGATGGTCGATGATTTGGAAGAATCATACACAAAAAACAGCAGTGTGACAGCAAATGCAACGGCCTTTAACGCGCAAGTTAAAGCTGCTGGGTATACAAATACTTCTACCTATACATACGTTTCTTATGTTAATGAAACAAACCTAAACTTTTCATATATCGGCAATAGTCGTGTATGGATGGCGCAATATCCATACCAGCCAAGCGCCAGTTCTTTATGGAATCAATCCTACGGCATGTGGCAATGGAATAGCAATACTAGTTTTCCTGGTATAAAGGGAACGTTTGATGTTTCGATTGATTATCAAAATTTAATTTCGATTAATGCCAATGGTTACAATAACGGCATTTTCTATCAAAATGGGAAGCCAGCTAGCGGATATATTTATTCGCCATCACAATCAACGGCCAATGGTGGGTATAACTGGTTTGAAAATGGCGAACCATACACTGGATTCCGCTATTACATGGGCACTTATTACTGGTTTGTCAATGGTGTACGTCAGAATGCTGGTTGGCGCGAAGCTTGGGGTATGAAATATTACACTGATGCTAATGGTCGTGCCTTACAGGGTATTCAAATTATTGATGGGCAAGCCTATGACTTTGGTACAAATGGCACCTATAATTTGAAGGGGATGGCTAGTGGCTACTTGTACTCACCATCTTATTCAACAGCCAATGGTGGCTATAACTGGTTTGAAAATGGGAAACCATACACTGGATTCCGCTATTATATGGGCACTTACTATTGGTTTGTGAACGGCGTTCGTCAAAATGAGGGTTGGCGATATGCATGGGGTTACACATACTGGACAGATAGCACAGGTCGTGCTGTTCAGGGACATCAAAAAATAGATGGTAAAGACTATTACTTTGGTGATAATGGCACATATTACATGCGCTAA
- a CDS encoding DUF916 and DUF3324 domain-containing protein, whose translation MIVKKVCGFSLALFIAMFSFFVCNNKSTAAEMNFSVKTVMPDNQIDKSKTYFNLKMNSGQQQDITVTLKNDTKKDITVEVGVNTAKTNSNGVVEYGKSSIKNDSSLKYNISDIVKGPSSIVIPASSFKNVVFHVTMPKESFDGILLGGLTFQQKSSEVNQDKAKKGTTVQNEYSYAVAILLKESDKVVNPNINLLQVKPGQINYRNVVNAELQNDQSVLMSKVSVDAKIYSKNGKKPVYTSIKSDMQIAPNSHLMYPVSLNGTSMKAGDYTLKMKVTATANKQVKKWTFTKDFTIKSKQARDLNKSDVDVKANTNNSSWLYILIGAILLIVIIILVVVIILQRKKNSSQ comes from the coding sequence ATGATAGTTAAAAAAGTTTGCGGATTTTCACTAGCGTTATTCATAGCAATGTTTTCTTTTTTTGTATGTAATAATAAATCAACTGCTGCCGAAATGAATTTTTCAGTGAAAACTGTGATGCCAGATAATCAAATTGATAAATCAAAGACGTACTTCAATTTAAAAATGAATTCGGGTCAACAGCAAGATATTACTGTTACTCTAAAAAATGATACAAAAAAGGATATTACTGTTGAAGTTGGAGTTAACACTGCTAAGACAAATTCAAACGGTGTTGTCGAATATGGTAAATCCAGTATAAAAAATGACAGCTCTTTGAAATATAATATTTCAGATATTGTCAAAGGACCTTCAAGTATTGTAATACCTGCCAGTTCGTTTAAAAATGTTGTTTTCCATGTTACTATGCCTAAAGAATCATTTGATGGTATATTACTCGGTGGTTTGACATTTCAACAAAAATCAAGCGAAGTAAATCAAGATAAGGCAAAAAAGGGCACAACGGTTCAAAACGAATATTCATATGCGGTGGCTATCTTATTAAAGGAATCCGATAAAGTGGTTAATCCTAATATTAATTTACTTCAAGTCAAACCTGGACAAATTAACTATCGCAATGTGGTTAACGCCGAACTTCAAAATGACCAATCGGTCTTGATGTCTAAAGTATCAGTTGATGCCAAGATTTATTCAAAAAATGGTAAGAAACCAGTATACACATCGATTAAAAGTGATATGCAAATTGCGCCTAATAGTCATTTGATGTATCCTGTTTCATTAAATGGTACGTCAATGAAAGCTGGCGATTATACGCTGAAAATGAAAGTTACAGCTACAGCTAATAAGCAAGTCAAAAAGTGGACATTCACAAAGGACTTCACCATTAAATCAAAACAAGCACGAGATTTAAACAAATCAGATGTTGATGTAAAAGCAAATACTAATAATAGTAGTTGGTTGTACATTTTAATTGGTGCTATTTTATTAATCGTAATCATTATTTTGGTTGTTGTGATTATTTTACAACGTAAGAAAAATTCTAGTCAGTAA
- a CDS encoding WxL domain-containing protein, with amino-acid sequence MINKKILGLAGLTSFGLATAPLAVVYADDSSAATLNSNAQVSFIKDETTKSVLNPSNPVNTDGSQNSVTPIDNVTKKEPNSGTSGLLTIDFASSFDFGTNIISSAKQTYYASAQSYSNKGTMTTGPNFAQVTDNRAGNEHTGWKLQVKQDDDFTAVNDANSKLTGATISISNGKVVNGNGSDKTINPADTNSVAIGKENTTVMSANSGEGIGTWIYSMGSQDNADKSVSLTVPASSKINEDAYKTTLTWTLSDTPS; translated from the coding sequence ATGATTAACAAGAAAATTTTAGGTTTAGCAGGATTGACAAGTTTTGGATTAGCAACAGCGCCACTTGCTGTAGTATATGCGGATGATTCATCAGCTGCTACACTTAACTCAAACGCACAAGTATCTTTTATAAAAGATGAAACTACAAAGTCAGTATTGAATCCTTCAAATCCAGTAAATACAGATGGTAGCCAAAATTCTGTTACACCAATCGACAATGTGACCAAGAAGGAACCAAACTCAGGCACATCAGGATTATTAACAATTGATTTTGCGTCATCATTTGACTTTGGTACGAATATTATTTCATCGGCTAAGCAAACATATTATGCAAGTGCCCAATCATATTCTAATAAGGGAACAATGACGACCGGCCCAAATTTTGCGCAAGTTACTGATAATCGTGCGGGGAATGAACATACAGGCTGGAAGCTACAAGTAAAGCAAGATGACGATTTTACAGCCGTTAATGATGCAAACTCGAAGTTAACGGGTGCTACTATCAGTATCAGTAATGGGAAAGTAGTTAACGGTAATGGTTCAGACAAAACAATTAATCCAGCAGATACTAATAGTGTTGCAATAGGTAAAGAAAACACCACAGTCATGAGTGCTAATTCTGGAGAAGGAATTGGTACTTGGATCTATTCTATGGGAAGCCAAGACAATGCTGATAAAAGTGTCTCATTGACAGTTCCGGCATCTTCAAAAATCAATGAAGATGCTTATAAAACAACTCTTACATGGACATTATCTGATACACCTTCATGA
- a CDS encoding collagen-binding domain-containing protein, translating to MQSANNNYPSRQISLSNTYQLKHTSNTYQLRKLADETSDTILPAAGSWKSDFPSVNDSNVLGIAGQFNYFAKNIDSISNNLNGNVATQNLKTSGGSQTGNSGISYLQKNIESSDNAAAFKSDTLILGSSLVYKDKIINDSRPSLNGYKLNQKPNKLRQDTQGNEYLNFDSEFARLENNSKAIANNSTTVSTGGNNNLKIDASNVKVQQGVKYVTIKATDFGSWGSLTIDGVANNERIVITIDTSGVTNFSTGWLNLNNGENKNILFNFYDVAQNSNYTGNIEWKPSSSNAINAILAPKATFTLVSSNFQGNIVASKIINRTNTNTVASYGDVPVPSETSITPTSKIISVPDVDFGSHKLGSETSLVGDWTGNFQVSGKKNTQIKINVALTQQLTSQNGSVADGIHWQLVKNDYSSGSLITTSQDFTNISARINYWIWKDDGTGNLLSDWKYNNEKKQYGSYNMQISNLDTVTEAGDYTATLNWTLVDGP from the coding sequence TTGCAATCTGCCAACAATAATTATCCATCCCGACAAATATCGTTATCAAATACATATCAACTCAAACACACTTCAAATACATATCAATTACGAAAACTAGCTGATGAAACAAGCGATACAATTTTACCAGCAGCAGGAAGCTGGAAAAGTGATTTTCCAAGCGTTAATGATAGCAACGTTTTGGGGATTGCTGGACAGTTTAATTATTTTGCGAAAAATATTGACTCAATTTCTAATAACCTTAATGGTAATGTTGCAACACAAAATTTAAAAACAAGTGGGGGCAGTCAAACTGGCAATAGTGGGATATCTTATCTTCAGAAAAACATTGAATCAAGTGATAATGCTGCAGCTTTTAAGAGCGACACATTAATTCTTGGTTCATCTCTTGTTTATAAAGATAAGATAATTAATGACAGTAGGCCGAGTTTAAATGGTTATAAGTTAAACCAAAAACCCAACAAATTGAGACAAGATACTCAAGGTAATGAGTATTTAAATTTTGATTCTGAATTTGCGCGTTTAGAAAATAATTCCAAGGCAATTGCTAATAACTCGACAACAGTTTCCACGGGTGGAAACAACAATCTTAAAATTGATGCAAGTAATGTTAAAGTACAACAGGGTGTCAAGTATGTGACTATTAAGGCAACTGATTTTGGTAGTTGGGGCAGTTTAACTATCGATGGTGTTGCAAATAATGAAAGGATAGTTATTACCATTGATACGAGTGGCGTAACTAACTTTTCTACTGGTTGGCTTAACTTAAATAATGGGGAAAATAAAAATATATTATTTAATTTTTACGATGTTGCACAGAACTCAAATTACACGGGGAACATAGAGTGGAAACCTTCGTCTAGTAATGCGATTAATGCAATATTAGCACCAAAAGCTACGTTTACTTTAGTTTCTTCCAATTTTCAAGGTAATATTGTAGCTAGCAAAATAATTAATCGAACAAATACAAACACAGTGGCTTCTTATGGCGACGTGCCAGTACCATCCGAAACATCAATTACTCCGACGTCAAAAATAATATCTGTTCCAGATGTTGACTTTGGTTCTCACAAGTTAGGCAGTGAAACCAGTTTAGTGGGTGACTGGACAGGAAACTTTCAAGTGAGTGGTAAAAAGAACACACAAATAAAGATTAATGTCGCTTTGACTCAACAACTCACGTCTCAAAATGGTTCAGTTGCCGATGGAATCCATTGGCAATTAGTTAAAAATGACTACAGTTCAGGTAGTTTGATAACGACTTCACAGGATTTTACAAATATATCAGCAAGGATTAACTACTGGATATGGAAAGATGATGGTACTGGCAATTTATTATCTGACTGGAAATATAACAATGAAAAAAAGCAATATGGCTCTTACAATATGCAAATTTCTAATTTAGATACAGTGACAGAGGCTGGCGATTATACTGCAACACTGAACTGGACTTTGGTTGATGGTCCATGA
- a CDS encoding IS30 family transposase encodes MSSSLSAHERSVIETMIKLNHSTREIARFLKRSPATITYELNRIKPYNAQQAHHLAQCNRHKHGRHPTLTPEISAFLNHHIGILKWSPETAAHVLGIAFKTIYNWIHHGLLKIKLSDLPDKGIRRKRQSDGRRRVFAHGRSIEKRPKAVQLRQEFGHFEVDTMQSGKTRGDVLVTITERLSRQHIMRHVSGRNSQAVTPAIIRFFKGIKNAKSITVDHGREFAKYDEIEEQLGIPMYFAHPYSPEERGSNEVLNRYVRRFIPKERKIETISQKELDQINHWINARPMKTLNWQSPRKVFQKHAVFG; translated from the coding sequence ATGTCTTCTAGTTTATCAGCTCACGAACGTTCTGTCATTGAAACAATGATCAAACTTAATCATTCAACTCGAGAAATAGCCCGTTTCTTAAAGCGTTCTCCTGCAACTATTACCTACGAGTTAAATCGAATTAAACCATACAATGCACAACAGGCTCATCATTTAGCCCAGTGTAATCGGCACAAACACGGTCGCCATCCGACCCTAACACCTGAAATATCAGCTTTTTTGAACCATCACATTGGTATCTTGAAGTGGTCACCAGAAACGGCTGCTCATGTATTGGGCATTGCTTTCAAGACCATCTACAACTGGATTCATCATGGTTTGCTTAAAATTAAGTTATCAGATTTACCTGATAAAGGTATTCGACGTAAACGTCAATCTGACGGCCGTAGACGTGTTTTTGCTCATGGCCGTTCAATTGAAAAACGACCAAAAGCTGTCCAATTAAGACAAGAATTTGGTCATTTTGAAGTTGATACGATGCAATCTGGTAAAACACGTGGCGATGTTTTAGTGACCATCACAGAACGATTGAGTCGACAACATATCATGAGACATGTCAGTGGGCGCAATAGTCAGGCAGTGACACCAGCTATTATTAGGTTTTTCAAGGGTATAAAAAATGCTAAATCAATTACAGTTGATCACGGTCGAGAGTTTGCAAAATATGATGAAATAGAAGAACAGCTAGGCATACCGATGTATTTTGCACACCCATATTCACCAGAAGAACGTGGTAGTAATGAAGTGCTAAATCGATATGTCCGTCGTTTTATCCCAAAAGAACGCAAAATTGAAACCATCAGTCAGAAAGAATTAGATCAAATTAATCATTGGATTAATGCCAGGCCAATGAAAACGCTCAACTGGCAATCACCACGAAAAGTCTTTCAGAAACATGCGGTGTTCGGATGA
- the rfbD gene encoding dTDP-4-dehydrorhamnose reductase encodes MKFLITGANGQLGQELQKLLRERGLDFVAFDSKQLDITNSAAVLSAFEQEQSDVVLHAAAYTKVDLAEDDGRELNWQVNVDGTKNVADAAKLYEAKLVAVSTDYVFDGTNEGEYLESDAVNPQNAYGRAKLAGELAVTESGADAYIVRTSWVFGEFGNNFVYTMQRLAATHPKLTVVNDQLGRPTWTRTLAEFMLHLVDTKAAYGIYHLSNDGIATWFDFAREILKDTDVEVAPVTSAEFPQKAYRPKHSVMSLDKAKATGFEILSWREALQSFLNSIVS; translated from the coding sequence ATGAAATTTTTAATTACAGGTGCTAATGGTCAACTAGGGCAAGAATTACAAAAGTTATTGCGCGAGCGTGGACTAGATTTTGTCGCTTTTGATTCAAAACAGCTTGATATTACGAACAGCGCGGCTGTGTTATCAGCGTTTGAACAAGAGCAATCGGATGTTGTTTTGCATGCGGCGGCTTATACAAAAGTTGATCTAGCCGAGGATGACGGGCGCGAGTTAAACTGGCAGGTTAACGTTGATGGGACTAAAAACGTTGCTGATGCTGCTAAGTTATACGAGGCGAAGCTGGTTGCCGTTTCAACAGACTATGTTTTTGATGGCACAAACGAAGGTGAATACCTCGAATCAGATGCGGTCAACCCTCAAAACGCTTACGGACGAGCTAAACTAGCCGGTGAATTAGCTGTTACTGAAAGTGGCGCAGATGCCTATATTGTTCGCACAAGTTGGGTGTTTGGTGAGTTTGGCAATAACTTCGTATACACCATGCAACGCTTGGCTGCCACGCACCCCAAGTTGACAGTTGTGAACGATCAACTGGGACGGCCAACTTGGACACGTACTTTGGCTGAGTTTATGCTTCATTTGGTAGATACCAAGGCCGCCTATGGTATTTATCATTTGTCTAATGACGGTATTGCCACGTGGTTTGACTTTGCTCGGGAAATTTTGAAAGATACAGACGTTGAAGTTGCCCCAGTAACTAGCGCAGAATTTCCACAAAAAGCATACCGACCAAAGCATTCTGTTATGAGTTTGGATAAGGCTAAGGCGACGGGATTTGAGATTTTGAGTTGGCGCGAGGCGTTGCAATCATTTTTGAATAGCATAGTGTCTTAA
- the rfbB gene encoding dTDP-glucose 4,6-dehydratase, whose protein sequence is MTEYKNILVTGGAGFIGANFVRYIVEEHPDVFVTVLDKLTYAGNKENLAGLPEDRVKLVVGDIADAPLVDQLVSETDAVIHYAAESHNDNSLKDPSPFVQTNIIGTYTLIEAARKYNKRFHHVSTDEVYGDLPLREDLPGHGEGAGEKFTPESQYRPSSPYSSTKASSDLLVRAWVRSFGLQATISNTSNNYGPYQHIEKFIPRQVTNIISGIKPKLYGNGKNVRDWIHTYDHATAVWAILTKGKIGETYLVGADGEKDNITVLRAILKDMGKAEDAFDFVQDRSGHDLRYAIDATKIREELGWTPKYTDFETGLADTIQWYKDNQSWWQSEKDEVEAKYAQNNQ, encoded by the coding sequence ATGACTGAATATAAGAATATTTTAGTAACGGGTGGTGCCGGCTTCATCGGGGCGAACTTTGTCCGTTACATTGTCGAAGAACATCCTGATGTTTTTGTGACAGTTTTAGATAAATTAACTTATGCTGGTAACAAGGAAAACTTAGCAGGTTTGCCTGAAGACCGCGTGAAATTAGTGGTTGGCGACATTGCTGATGCGCCATTGGTTGATCAATTGGTATCTGAAACCGATGCCGTGATCCACTATGCTGCTGAGAGTCATAACGATAATTCATTAAAAGACCCATCCCCGTTTGTACAGACAAACATTATTGGTACATATACCTTAATTGAAGCAGCACGCAAGTATAATAAGCGTTTCCATCATGTATCAACTGACGAAGTTTATGGCGACTTGCCATTGCGTGAAGATTTGCCAGGGCATGGTGAAGGTGCCGGTGAAAAGTTCACACCAGAATCACAATACCGTCCTTCAAGTCCTTATTCATCAACAAAGGCTAGTTCTGATTTGTTAGTTCGTGCTTGGGTACGTTCGTTTGGCTTGCAAGCTACTATCTCAAACACATCAAACAACTATGGTCCATACCAACACATTGAAAAATTCATCCCACGCCAGGTGACGAATATTATCAGCGGAATTAAGCCAAAGTTGTATGGAAACGGTAAAAACGTCCGTGATTGGATTCATACATATGACCATGCGACTGCAGTTTGGGCAATTTTGACTAAGGGAAAAATTGGCGAAACGTATTTGGTTGGTGCTGATGGTGAAAAAGATAACATCACAGTATTGCGCGCTATTTTGAAAGATATGGGTAAAGCTGAAGATGCCTTCGACTTTGTCCAAGATCGTTCAGGACACGATTTGCGTTATGCAATTGATGCCACAAAAATTCGCGAAGAGTTGGGTTGGACACCGAAGTACACTGATTTTGAAACTGGCTTAGCCGACACTATCCAGTGGTACAAAGACAACCAATCTTGGTGGCAATCTGAAAAAGATGAAGTTGAAGCCAAGTACGCACAGAATAATCAATAA
- a CDS encoding dTDP-4-dehydrorhamnose 3,5-epimerase family protein: protein MTEEFFEKKLAAQPIAAIPGMIAFDIPVHGDNRGWFKENFQKEKMLPLGFPESFFKEDKLQNNVSLSRKGVLRGLHAEPWDKYISVADNGRVLGSWVDLREGDSFGHVYQTVIDASKGIYVPRGVANGFQVLSETVSYSYLVNDYWALDLKPKYAFVNYADPALGIEWHDVENAEVSEADKNHPLLKDVVPLTKEQL, encoded by the coding sequence ATGACTGAAGAATTTTTTGAGAAAAAATTGGCAGCACAGCCAATTGCAGCTATTCCGGGGATGATTGCTTTCGATATTCCTGTTCACGGTGATAATCGTGGTTGGTTTAAGGAAAACTTCCAAAAAGAAAAGATGTTACCGCTTGGTTTTCCAGAGTCTTTCTTTAAAGAGGACAAGTTGCAAAATAACGTGTCCTTATCACGAAAGGGTGTGTTACGTGGCCTGCATGCTGAACCATGGGATAAGTACATTTCTGTGGCTGATAATGGTCGTGTGTTGGGATCTTGGGTTGACCTACGCGAAGGTGATTCGTTTGGACATGTCTACCAAACGGTTATTGATGCCAGTAAGGGCATTTATGTACCACGCGGTGTGGCTAATGGGTTCCAAGTATTGAGTGAAACGGTATCATACTCATACTTAGTCAATGACTACTGGGCACTTGATTTAAAGCCAAAGTACGCCTTTGTGAATTACGCAGATCCTGCTTTGGGCATTGAATGGCATGATGTCGAAAATGCCGAAGTAAGTGAAGCAGACAAAAATCATCCTTTGCTAAAAGATGTTGTACCACTAACAAAAGAGCAATTGTAA
- the rfbA gene encoding glucose-1-phosphate thymidylyltransferase RfbA has protein sequence MKGIILAGGSGTRLYPITKATSKQLVPIYDKPMIYYPLSVLMLAGIKDILLISTPEYVGRFEELFGNGHEIGLNIEYTIQEEPRGLADAFIVGADFIGDDAVALVLGDNIFYGAGLSEKLQQAALKTSGATVFGYQVKDPERFGVVEFDKEGKALSIVEKPEQPKSNYAVTGLYFYDNDVVKIAANVKPSERGEIEISDINQSYLDRGDLDVQVMGRGYAWLDTGTHDSLLEASSFIATIQKQQNLKVASLEEIAYRMGYIDIAQLEKLAQPLKKNDYGQYLLRIVDEEGE, from the coding sequence ATGAAAGGCATTATCCTAGCCGGAGGTTCCGGCACGAGACTTTATCCAATCACCAAGGCAACAAGTAAGCAGTTGGTGCCGATTTATGACAAGCCAATGATTTATTATCCATTGTCTGTTTTGATGTTGGCTGGTATTAAGGATATTTTGCTAATTTCAACACCCGAATACGTTGGGCGCTTTGAAGAACTATTTGGTAATGGTCATGAAATTGGTTTAAATATCGAATATACGATTCAAGAAGAGCCTCGCGGTTTGGCAGATGCATTCATTGTTGGCGCGGACTTTATCGGTGATGACGCTGTGGCTCTTGTGCTAGGTGACAATATTTTCTATGGCGCAGGGCTATCAGAGAAGTTACAACAAGCCGCTCTGAAAACATCTGGTGCCACAGTGTTTGGTTATCAAGTTAAGGATCCGGAACGTTTTGGTGTGGTTGAATTTGATAAGGAAGGCAAGGCTTTGTCCATTGTTGAGAAACCAGAACAGCCAAAATCCAATTACGCCGTAACTGGTCTTTATTTCTATGACAACGATGTCGTGAAAATCGCTGCTAATGTTAAACCATCAGAGCGTGGTGAAATTGAAATTTCTGATATTAACCAATCTTATTTAGACCGTGGCGATTTGGATGTTCAAGTCATGGGCCGTGGGTATGCTTGGCTTGACACTGGAACACACGATTCACTCCTCGAAGCTTCTTCCTTCATTGCAACGATTCAAAAACAACAAAACTTAAAAGTTGCTTCGTTAGAAGAAATTGCTTACCGTATGGGGTATATTGATATTGCACAATTAGAAAAGTTGGCACAACCATTGAAAAAGAATGATTACGGTCAATACTTGCTCAGAATTGTTGATGAAGAAGGGGAATAA